Part of the Fibrobacterota bacterium genome, AATGCTTTTACGACGATCAACGCGGGATGCGGCGGCCCTATGGTTACAGCTATTGCGATATCGGCTCGATCGAAGCCGGCGGCGTGCCGTAACGAGAGCCGGAACTCCAGGAAAAATCCTATCCGAGCTGGGCCTTCGCGGCCCGGCTCCAAGGCGGGCCCCACTTGACGGCCCGCCTTCGGCGTTTCGCAAAGATTGAGCCGGTTTTGTATCTTGATCCGCCTACCGGATTGATAGGTTCAATTTGATGAGAACGCCCTACGCCTTGGCCTTCCTGGGCCTGGCCCTTTTGTCCGCCTGCTTGTCCGCCTGCAAAAAGCAGGAATCCAAGTCCGTGGTCTTAGCCCAGGTCGGCAAATCCACCCTGACCCTGGATGATTTGCGCGAAAGCTTCCCCGCTGAATTCGAGCAGCTGATCCGCCGCGAGCAGTACCTCGACTTCATCAAGCGCTGGATCGACGACGAAGCCGTCTACCAACAAGCCAAGCAGTCCAAGCTGGAGTCGGACCCCGTCGTGGCCCGCAAGCTGGAGAAGATGCGCCGGAAACTGCTCATCGAGGAATTCCTGGCCCATGAGAACGCCGGCGAAGTGTTCGAGCCGGACGATATGGCCATGAACCAGTACTACGAGATGCACAAAGAGGATTTCCGCCGCAAGGTGCCGGAGTACAAATATGCCCACATCCGCGCCCAGACCAACAAGCAAGCGTCTGAGCTGAGGTCCAAGGCGCAACGTTCCGACTTCCTCGCGGTGGCCGGCGCCAACTCCCTCGACCCCGCCCCGGAATCCTACGCTTCCATCGCCTTCAAGAAGTTGAGCGAAGTCCCGCCTTGCCTGGCCCAAGAGCTCGAGAAGGCCGGTATCGGAGGCGTGAGCCTGCCGGTGGCATGCTCCGACGGTTTCTATTTGGTGAAAGTCCTGGAGAAGCAGGACGCGGGAAGCCTCATCGCCTTCCCGGAAGCCAAGGAGGAGATCAGCGGCATCCTCATCCTGGAGCGCAAGGACAAGCTGCAGGAAGGCCGAATCGCCAAGTACAAGGAAGGCCTGGCGGTGAGCTACAACCTCGACAATATCCCCGGGCTCTCCGATAACGGCGATGTCGCTTCGGGTCCGGCTGCCCAGGCCGCCGCGGCTCCGGCTCCCGTCGCGGCCCATGCGAGTGGCCCCTCCCCCGCCTCCAACTCCCGTCCCGTCGCGGCCGCTGCCGCATCGCGGCCCGTTCCGGCCGCCGCTTCCCGCCCCGTCGCCGCTCCGGCCGTACCCAAGGCCCCGGCTTCCCCTTCCGTTGCGGTGGCCCCCGTTGCCGCATCGCCTTCGCCGGCCCATGTCGCGGCCTCGCCTTCGGCTCCGACTACGAACATGGGGGCGCAAGCCCCCGCCGCAGCCGCTCCCGCTGCCCCAGTGAACCCCGCGCTTCCGCGCGAACCGTGGGACCCGGTCCCCGCCGCGCCTCCCGCCAAACCGAAGTCCACCAAGAAACATGCCCGTCCGGCCGCCCCGGCCGCGACGGCTCCCGATAGCGGAGCGGCCGTAAACGCCACCTCGCAGAAAACCGAGAATGCCGATGCGCCAGATACGATTCCTTCGCATTAAATCCCTTTGCGCCGCCCTCGCGGTCGCGGCGATCGCCGCGGCGATGCCCGCATCCGCCACCCGCCAACCCTACGACGGGGTCGTGGCCCTGGTGGACGATCAAATCATCCTGCTTTCCGAGCTGGAGGAAATGCGCATGGTCACGGCCGCCCAGACGCCGGGACTGCAGAAGGCGCCGGCAGACCTGCTGCGCAAGGAATTGCTCGAGAAGCTCATCGACGATAAGGTGGTGCTGGTCAAGGCCAAGCAGGATACCACCATCAAGGTTTCGGAGCGGGACATCTCGCCGCGCGTGGAAGAGGCCATCTCCCGTTACGTGGATCAGCAAGGCGGCGAGAAGAAGTTCGAGACCCTGCTCAAGCAGACCAACGGGATGAGCCTGGCGCAATTCCGGGCACGCCTCACCCAGCAATACCTGGATCAATCCTTCCGCCAGAAGTTGCAGTACAAATACGTAGGCGAGCACGACCCGTCCAACCAGCAGGTGAAGGAGTTTTACGATCGGTACAAGGACAGCCTGCCTTTGCAGCAAAACGGGCTGCGGCTTTCGCATATCCAAGTCAAGATCAACCCCAGCCCGGTCCTCGAGAAGGCCGCCTACCTGAAGGCCGATTCCCTGATCAAGCGGCTGGACAAGGGCGAAGCCTTCGCCGATCTGGCCAAGGCCAAGTCGGACGATGCCTCGGGCAAGGACGGCGGCGATCTCGGTTATACCAAACGCGGCACTCTCGATCCCGACTTCGAGCGCGCCGCCTTCGGCCTCGACGCGGGCGACTATACCAAGGTCCCGGTGCGCACCCGCTTCGGATACCACATCATCAAGGTGACCGGCAAGAAGGATGATCAGATCCGTTGCTCGCACATCCTGGTGCGCCTGGTTCCCGAATCGGGCGATAGCGCCCGCGCGCTCAAGTACATGGATTCGCTGCGGACCGTGGCCTTGCAAAAGAACTCATTCGCGGAACTCGCTTCCAAGATCTCGGAGGACAAGAAGACCAAGGATCATGGCGGCAGCCTCGGCTGGTTCACCCGCGATCGGCTCGACCCGCGCTACCTGCAAGCCGTGGATTCGCTCAAGGTGGGCGGGATCAGCGCGCCGGTGGCCATCGGCGACAGTTATCATCTCTTCCGCCTGGACGGCGTGGCGCCCGAACGGAAGATGACCCTGGATGAGGACTGGGCCGACATCAGCCAATACGCCCGCAACTGGTACATGGGCCAGAAGCTTTCCGGCTTCGTGAAGAAATGGCGCGAGACCGTGCACATCGAAAACCGCCTGGCCCAATTCAAGAACTTGCCCGACGCCGCGGAGGGCATGGAGGACGCCGGCTCCGGCTCGTCCCAGGATTGAATCCGGTATGCGGGACGAGACCTCGTACCGGACCATCGCCCCTTACTACGATTGGATCATGGCCCACGTCGATTACGACGCCTGGGGCCGTTATCTGACGCGTTTGTGGAAGAAGGGCGGCCTGGACCCGCGCGCGGTCCTGGAGCTGGCCGCGGGCACCTGCCCCTTCTCCCGCCGCGACGTCTTCCCTCCCGCCGCCCAGGTCGTCTATACCGACCTCTCCCCCTTCATGCTCTCGCGCGCGCCCATCCTGTCGCCGGATTTGCGCGTAGCCGCCAACGCCCTGGCGCTTCCTTTCAAGGGCCCTTTCGATCTCTGCCTCATGATTTACGACGCCTTCAATTACCTGATGGAAGAGAAGGACGCGCTCCGATGCCTGCGCGAGGCCCACCGGGTGCTGCGCCCGGGCGGTCTGTTCCTGTTCGACGTGACCACCGCGGCCAACTCCAAGCGCCATTTCGATCATGCGGTGGATTTCGGCGAGATGGAAGGTTGCACCTACTACCGGGAAAGCCATTTCGATCGCGAGGCGCGCATCCAGGGGAACGATTTCGTGTTCTTCGTGGATGCGGGCCAAGGCCTGTTCCGTAAGGTCAAGGAGAGCCACCAGCAACGCATTTACGCCGTGGGCACGCTCAAGGCGATGGCCCGCGAGGCGGGATTCGTAGTCGAAGGCGTATACGAGGGCTTCACCTTCCGGCCGGCGCGCGAGACCTCGGAACGCATCCATTTCATGCTGCGGCGGCCCGCATGACCATGATCTCGTTCATCCACGTTTCCAAGAGCTACGAGAAGGATTGGAAGGCCTTGGCTGACTTGCATTTCCGCCTGGACCGGGGCGAGTTCGTGTTCCTGACCGGGCCCAGCGGCGCGGGCAAGACCACGGTGCTGAAGCTCATTTACATGGACGAGAAGCCTGACGTGGGCGAGGTACTGATCTCTTTCAACAAGGATCTCGCGTACCGTTCCACGGAAACCTCCATGTCCAAGATCCAGCTGTTGCGCCGGCGCCTGGGCATCGTCTTCCAGGATTTCAAGTTGTTGCCCGATCGCAACGTCTTCGAGAACGTGGCTTTCGCCTTGCGCGTGGCGGGCTACTCCAACAAGCGCATCAAGCAGCGCGTCTACGAGGTCTTGACGCTGACCGGCATCTCCCATAAGGCGCGCAACCTCCCGCATCAGCTTTCCGGCGGCGAACAGCAGCGCGTCTCCATCGCGAGGGCCATGGCCAACGAGCCCTATATCGTTCTGGCCGATGAGCCGACGGGCAATCTCGATCCCCAAACTTCCAAGGAGATTGTCAAAATCTTCCAAAACATCAACGCGTCCGGAACTGCCGTATTGATGGCGACCCACGATTACGGGCTTATCAATAGCCTACCCTACCGGCGCCTGATGCTGAATCGGGGCGCATTGGTCAATCGGGATTTCATTTAGCCTTCCTAGTAAGCCTCTCCCCAGGTCCCGCATCGGGGCCCGCCTGAGGGATTAAATCCTCCTCAATTCCGTCTTGCCTCCCCTTACAATATGGGCATTCGAGGAAAAATGAGATGGATAAACCGTTCTCCGCCGACAATAGCCCTTTCCTGACGCCCTACTCCCCGCCCGGCGATTCCGTCGCTCCGGGGATAAAACCTTTTAAGGCCATGGATTTGGCGCCGCTATCGGCGGCGCCCTCGGCTCCAGTCCCGGCTTCGCGCTCGACCCAGAGCGCGCCGCGCCTTAACGCCCCGCCGCAAGCGAGCCCATTCCTGGAGAGGGATCCCGCGAAGGCCTTTCCCGGCCTGGCCGCGGCGGCGCCTGCCACGGTTCCGGTTCCGGCTCTTGCTTCCGCTTCGAGCGATTTTCCCCTCGCTCCCAAACCCGCGCCCGATTTCATTCCGGTGGCGGTCCCGGCAGCGCCCCTGTTGATCGCCGCCGAGCCGGCCCCGTTCCCAAGCCAACTCTCCCCTGCGCCGCAAGCCGACGTCGCCGCCTTGCGGGCCTCCGCGACCCCTCGTCGGGGCACGGGGACCGAAGCTTATCCGAAATCGGCGCTAAGCATGACCGATGCCGATGCGGCCCCGGAAGCGCCCAACTTCCTTCTAACCACCGGCCCGAACGTGGAAGGCCGCCGCATCAAGTCGTATCTGGGCGTGGTGTCGGTGGAAATCGTGATCCCCAAGGACGTTCTGTTCCGCAATCCTGCGCCTTACGGTGAACTGCAACGCATGAAGGCCGCGGAAGAGCACTTGCAACGCGTGAAGCAGAAGGCTTTCGAAGAGCTGGTGGCGAAAGCGCGCGCGCTGGGCGCCAACGGGGTGGTCGGCGCTACGCTGCAATTCTCCCAGTTCGATGCGATGGTTTTTCTATGCGCGGCTATTGGTACTGCGGTGAAGATCGAGTGAGGTCCGCTGCGCCGGTCCGGGGGAGTCGGTTGCTCCTCGGATAAGGCGGGGGGTGCCTGCGGTTTCGGTCGTTCCGCCCGCTTTGCGCCGCGGCGTCCGCGAATCCTGGGCCGGGTCCTTGAGCGGAATCGCGGACTGCCCGTACTTCGAATCCTTACGCGGCGCAAAGCGGGCGCCGCCTTAACTCGTCGCAACCGCCTCCCCCGGCCCGTCGCGTGGGCCTCCCTCTTCTTTGCGCGCCCCTAGAGCCTCGCGACAATGACGGGGTGCCAGGTATGTGCATCGTGGCGTCTGCTCCCGTGGTTTTGGGGAAAGATGGGGTCTTAGGAAAGAGGATGGTCTCGGGTCGGAAAAGATAGATGGGGTCGACTGGAAGGCTTTGGGGGTTGCGCCGCGGGGGGACTACGCGCGGCGCGGTGGGGCGGAGGGTTTGGCGAGTTTTATAGATTTCAACGAATATGGATACCCTTGTTTTGGCTCCGGCCCGGGTGGCGCGGGGGAGCGTGCGGCCGCCTGGTTCCAAGAGCATCGGCAATCGCGTGCTGCCTTTGGCGGCCCTGGCCGGCGGCGTGACGCGGCTGGGGAATCTTCCGGATGGCGAGGACGTGGAATTGATGAGGGCGGCCCTGCTTCGGCTGGGCGTTCCCATGCGGGAAGACGGGGGTAACCTTGAAGTTACGGGCTGCGGCGGGCCTATCCGGTCGACGGCCCCGGTGGAATTGTTCCTGGGGAATTCGGGGACCGCGACGCGGTTCCTGACGGCGCTTTTGGCCGCGGGCCGGGGGACGTTCACGGTGGACGGGGTGGCGCGCATGCGCGAGCGGCCCATCCGCGATTTGGTCGAGGCGCTGCGGCCCTTGTCGGGCGCGACGCGCATCGCCTACACGGGCGCGGAAGGCTTCCCGCCGCTCCGGATCGATGCGCAAGGGCTGGCGGGCGGGACAACGCGCATCAAGGGCGACGTGTCGAGCCAATTCCTGACGGGCCTGTTGATGACCCTTCCGCTGTGCCAGGGCCCGGTGGAAGTGGAGGTGGAAGGCGCGCTGGTCTCGGCGCCGTATGTGGATCTCACCTTGCGCATCATGGAAACCTTCGGTGTCACGGTTATCAACGATCGCTTCCGGCGCTTTTCGCATCCCGGGTCGCGCGCGTATGTATCGCCGGGCCGGTATGAGGTGGAACCGGATGCTTCTTCGGCCTCCTATTTCCTGGCCGCCGGCGCCATCGCCGGGGGGCCGGTGGAGGTGAGGGGCATCGGGAAGGACAGCTTACAGGGCGAGGCGCGCTTCGCTACCATGTTGGAACGCATGGGGGCCAAGGTCGAGTATGGCCGCGACTTCATCCGCGTCGCCGGCGCCCCACTCAAGGGCATCGACGCCGATATGGACTTGATGTCGGATACGGGCATGACCTTGGCGGTGGCGGCCTTGTTCGCGCAAGGGCCCACCCTGATCCGCAACATCGGCAACTGGCGCGTGAAAGAGACCGATCGCATCCGGGCCATGGCGACCGAGCTGCGCAAGGTCGGGGCGATCGCCGAGGAAGGCCCGGATTGGCTGCGGATCGAACCGCCCGCGACCTTGCGCGGAGCCGAGATCGACACCTACCAAGATCATCGCATGGCCATGTGCTTCTCCCTGGTTTCCCTGGGCGGCGTTCCTGTTACCATCCGCGATCCGGGATGCGTCCGCAAGACCTATCCAGGTTATTTCGAAGCCTTCCGGGCTCTCACGGCGGCTTGAGCCGGCCCCGGATTCCCCGGTTTCCCCACCGGCGTAACCGGCGCGTAATTCTCACCAATTTGTATAGTTATCTCCGAATCTGCCGCGGGGGAGTCCTCATGCCAGTAATGATATTCCGCCGAAGCCGCGCCCTGGGGTTGCTTCTGGCCTGCCGACTCATCTCGGCTTGCGGGGAAGTGGATCCCGAAAAAGGACCAGGGGGGGACTTCAATCCCCTCCCGGACTCCGCCGAATACGTGTACGCCAAGGAGTTCCGTTATTCCTCCGGCATGACCCCGGGATGGAGTTGCATCGATACCGTGCGGAGAAATCCCGTGGCGGAGGCCGCATCCCCGGGGCGTCGCCGCTTCTTGGACAGCAATACCATCCACTGCGCCGTGGTCGGGTACAGCCAGGAGATTGCCGGCGTGATCGACACGATCCGGGAAGAGATAGCCTCTCTCGATACCATATCCTTTTCTGAAACCCCAGTCAGCTTGACCATGACCGACGCGGACGCTTTCCTGAACGTGGCTCTCCCATCGGGAGTAATGCGCCAATATCCTGATGGACTCAGGCGGAGTTCGCGATTGATAACCGAAGCGACCGTTTCATTCCCGAAGAGCGGTTTTCCCGTCGTGCAAACGCCCTACAGCCAGGATGCGGCCCAGGATTGCGGATACGTCGAGGTCGGCCGGACCTCGCCCTGCCGGAAATTGATTTCATCCGATTTCCGGTATCAATCAGAGGTACTTGCCTTCCTGCAGGGTACGGGTTTCATTTCCCTCCAATCCAGTGATTACGCCGCGCCCCTCGGGACGGGCTCCCAAGAAACGGGTTCCATCCGCCTCCTTTACCGTGTCCTGCACGGGGACACTCTTTGGTACAAAGGCAACGTATCCCCCTAATCGCATCCAGCGCCCGTTTTTGTTAATTTCCTGGAACCGATGGAAAGCCTTATTGCCGCGGAGCGGGACGCATGAAGGCCCTCGCATTCGGTCTCCTATTCGCATTCGCCGCCTCGGATACCTCCAAGGCGGATTCGGCCGGTAAAGCCGCGCCGGCCCCCAAAACCGGTACGACCGCGGAGGCCAAGGCCCAAACCCCGGCGAAGCCCGCCCCCGTAGGCGCCGGTAACCCCGCCGCTACCCACACGCCCGAGTCCACCACGCCCTCGGAGGCCGCCACCTTGGGCGCGCCCAACGCGCCGGCCCAATCCGCCCTCACGCCGGTGGCCCATAATTATGTCACCCAGGTCTCCCCCTTCCTCAAGAAGGATTTGGAAGCGGTCTACCAGCGCAGCCACGTACACGGGAAGCTGGGCTTCAGCGTGTATTCCACCCGCTACCAGCGCTTCGAGGCGCAGCTCAACGATACCGATTGGTTCACGCCCGCGTCCTGCCTCAAGCTCATCGTCACTTCGGCGGCCCTGGATACCTTCCCCATCAACTATTTCCCGGCCACCATCATGGACGTACTGGGCTCGGTCCAGAACCGCACCCTTACGGGCAAGGTGCGCATCTCGGGCCAGGGGGATCCCAACATCTCGGACCGGTTTTTCCCGGACGCCATGAGCCCGTTGGAACCCTTCCTGGATACCCTCAAGGCGATGGGCATCGATACGGTGCGCGGGATGGTGGAGGTGACCGATACCTTCTTCACCGGGCCGCATCGTCCCGAGGCCTGGAAGCAGCATCATTTCAATACCTGGTACGGAGCCGAGGTTTCGGCGATGTCCTACAACGACAATACCTTCGTGCTCAAGGTGGGACCGGGCGCCAAACCCAACGATCCCGCCGTGGTCACCGTGACTCCCGACGTGGGCTACGTCCGCATCGTGAACAAGGCCAAGACCGTGGCCGGGGGCAAGCGCCGTATCGTACCCGCGCAGAATCCCGACTCCACCGTGGTGACCTTGAGCGGCCATATCGGGACGCGGGCCGAGGGATTCCAGATGATCCTGCCCGTACGCAACCCCACCGCCTATTTCCGGGCCTCCATCCTCAAGGCCATGGCCCTACGCGGCATGATCGTAAAGCCCGAAAGCGTGGCGGCCAACGTCCCCTTGGCCAAATCCTTCCGCTTCGTCACCGCGCCCTTGACCGACGTGGTCGAGGAGATCAACCAACGCAGCCAGAACCTCCATGCCGAACTGACCCTGCGCCAACTCGGCAAGTTCGTGAATCATGACGGCTCGTCGGCGGGGGGCATCCGCGCCGAGAAGGCCTTCCTGGCCCGGCAAGGGCTCGACACCAATGATTTCAAGCTCTTCGACGGTTGCGGCCTCTCGTCCAGCAATAAGATCAAGCCGCGCGGGATGGCGACCTTGCTGGCGAAGATGGCGCGCCATCGCTACGTGGCCGATTACATCGCCTCTCTGGCTTCCCCCGGTCTGGACGGCGCCACGGGCAAGCGCCTTCGCCCTTACATGCAGACCCATTTGATCCGCTATAAGACCGGTTCCATCAGCGGCGTGCAGGGCTTGTGCGGATTCGCCTTCGGCATCGACGGCGATACCCTCGCGTCCGCCCTGTTCATCAACGATTTCCGCGGATCGCCCGAATCGGCCTCGCGCCTGATGGACTCGCTGCTCGTCCACGTGGCCCTCTTCTACAACAAGGAACGGCCCGCCCTGATCGAAGCCCATCGCCTATTGAGCCGGCCGGATGCCCCCGCGGCCTATTTCGATCGGCTGAAATTCTTCAGCGGCGCCCTGATGGATCGGCCCTATTTCCTGGGGCCCACGGGCGAAGGCCGCTTCGGCCGCATCGATCCGTCCCCGCTCATCGATCTCGGCCGCTTCGATTGCGTGACCTTGATCGAAAGTTCCATGGCCCTCGCGCTCGCAGCGCAGCCGCGCGACGTATTGCCTCGCATCCTCGCCTTGCGTTACGGGTCGGACACCGTCGATTATCCCACCCGCAACCATTACTTCGTGGAAGACTGGCTGAAGCACAACGCATCTTTCGTGAAGGTGGCCCGCTTCCCGGGCGACAGCCTGCTCCATAAGGCCATCGATAAGAAGAAATTCTTCGCGGCCAAGAAACTGCCCTACCCCCAAGCCAACCCGGTGGCCGAAATCGCCTACATGCCTTATGCCAAGGCCTTGGACATGATGTCGCACTGGACCTTCGGGGAGAAATTCCTGGGCGTGGCTTTCGTGACCGACATTCCCGGCCTGGACGTGACCCATACCGGCTTCCTGCTAGCCGATGGCAAGAATCCGCCCATCCTCCGCAACGCCAGCCTGATTCTCCATAAAGTGGCCGATATGCCTTTCAAGGAATACCTGGAAGGGCGCAAAGGCAAATGCGCCGGAGTGCTTTTCTTCGAATTCCTGCCCCCGCCCACCTAAGAGCCCCGAACTTAATGGGTACTCGGCTGCGGCCGGCTGCGCGGCCCGGGGACTGCGTCAGACTCAGTCGCGATATTTTCCAAATATCGCTCCATCGTCTTCCTTGTCCGCGGGCCGCTCGCTCGGCCTCGCTACTTCGCCCCCATTAAGTTCGGGGCTCTAAGCGGCGTTTCTTATCTTTTCCCCAATGGGCGATTCGAAGGACAAGCTCCACCCCGAGGCGCACGGCCTCTATTCCGACTTCCTCAAGAAGAACAAGATGTTCTTCACGAAGGAGCGTACCCGCCTGTTGGATTTCATCCTCGGGCAGGAAGGCCATTTCAGCGCCGACGAATTGCTCTTCGGCATGCAAAAAGCCGACCTGAAGGTCTCGCGCGCCACCCTGTACCGGTCCCTAAGCCAATTGGTGGAAGCCGGCATCCTTTCCGAATCGGATTTCGGGCACGGCCATACCCATTACGAGATCGCCCTGGGATCAAAACCGCACGTCCACCTCATCTGCACCGACTCCGGGGACGTACGGGAAGTGTATTCGCAGAAGCTCGAGGATGCGCTGAACGATCTGGCCCGCAAGGAAGGCTTCAAGATCAAACGCTACAAGATCCAGGTTTTCGGCGTTTCCAAGGCATCACGCAAGGATTCCGCCAAATCCTGACGCCATTCTGCCTTTAGGGTGGCCCCAGCCATTTACCGGCGGTAAACACTTTCTTCCTCCCTAACCCTGCGTAGCCCGCAAAAGCGGGCTATGTTTTCCGATGCGCCCTTAGCCATACGCCCCTTTACCCGGGGGGCGCCGGGGGGGCGCACTGGGGAGCGGACGGACGAAGGCAGAGGTTTAGGCCACTGCGGATTCGTTCGCCCGCAGAAGCTGCTCCCGCGAGGGAGCAGCTTTCTTTTTACCCCCTCATCCCCTTCCCGACCGGACCACCCGCCTCGATCAACAATCGCGCGTTTTCGGAACATGGGGCGCGGACGCGGGAATCGAACTATGTTTTATGGTCAGCATGGCCCAAGCCCGAGGCCGGCGATGGCGGATGGATCGATGCCGAAGACGCAACCGAGATATCGGAGGTAAACGCGATGCAGCCCCTCACCTTCGCCATGCTATTGATGTCCTTCTCGCTCGCGTTGGGCCAACCGTCGCGGAATTCGGGTCCCTTCCCGGCGGCAAGCTGGGATTCGTATCCCTTGCGGGAACCCCTTCCGGCCCGATCCGTCTTCACCGATGGGCGAACCTTGTTCGTCGGCGGCGATGATAGCTTGCGGGCCTCCAGCGATGGCGGAGAAAACTGGCACACGCTTTCCTCCTTGCCTGGGAATGGAACGATCACCGCGATCTGGGCGGGCGAAGGGCTCATGCTCGCGGCCCGTTCCCATGCCATCTATCGTTCCCCCGATTCCGCGGCGACCTGGAGCAAGGCAGGGGGCGATTCAGTCATCGATGACGGGCTTCGCTTCCTCGCATGGAAGGATACCCTCGTGATGCTCACCTCCCGCTTCTGGACCTATACCCGCATGTACTCCGTCGATTCGGGTCGCACATGGATCGCGGGAGGCAATTGGGGCGAAGATCCGGGATCGATCCCGAATTTTCTCGGATCCGATCCCTTGGGGAAATCCGTAGGCGCCACTTCTTTACAGGGTAACCAGTATGTTACAACCGAGACGGGAGGCTTGCTGCGGCGGAGCGCCGCGGGAGTCTGGACATTCCTCAGCCCAGGAACGCGTCCGGCCACGCCCTTTGCCTTGGCTACCGCCGGCCGGAACCTATGCATGGCCACCGACCTCGGGGTTTCCTGCTCACAGGATGGAGGTTCGCATTTCTCGACCATTTCCAGCGATAGGATAAACCCCAACGGCTATTCGATCGCCGTGGACCAGGAACGGGTGTATGCGAACGCTTTTATCAATGGCCCTATAGGTACCTTGTGGTCCCGGCGTCTTGGTGATTTCGACCCTTGGGTCGGGAAGGAAAATTACTTACAGGGACAACTCGTCGCCGCCAGGCCGGGACTGCTGATGCTTTTCGGCCGTTACTCGGGGGCTTACCGCTCCCTCGATCAAGGGGCCGGCTTCAAACCTTATGGCAAACAGACGTCCGGCACCCTCACCATGGTCGCGTTGGGTCGGAAGCTCTGGGTCGAAAACTCGGCGAAGGGCATCTACTCGAGCTCCGACTCCGGAATGCAATGGCACGGATGGAACGCGTGGAAAGGTCCGGAGGTGTCTTCCCTAGCCGTTTCCGACTCGATCCTTTTCGGCCTCGGGTTGGACGGGGTCATCCGGCAATCCACGGCAACGGATACCGGCTGGACGACCACGCCTGCCCCGCCAACCGATAGCCTCGTGATCCTCGCCGCCGGGGACTCCGTGCTTTATGCGGCGGGACCCGGTAAATTGTGGGTCCGTAACCTGTATGCTACCCCTGCGGCCGTGTCGTGGCGGCTTCCGAAGAACCCTTCCCGCCGATATTCCGCCAGCTCCCGCGCCGGTTTCTTCCCTCCGCGGGGAGGCGCGGCCCGCGATGCATTGGGCAAACGGGCCGGGGTGAGCGCCCCTAACGCCCAAATTCCGCAAGGCCACGGCGGTTTGGAACCGGAACGAAACCGGAAGACGATAAAAGGCGACTGATACCTAGGGCGCCGCTTTCCAGCGCCCGCCGGCATGAATGCCGGATTCCGA contains:
- a CDS encoding peptidyl-prolyl cis-trans isomerase translates to MRTPYALAFLGLALLSACLSACKKQESKSVVLAQVGKSTLTLDDLRESFPAEFEQLIRREQYLDFIKRWIDDEAVYQQAKQSKLESDPVVARKLEKMRRKLLIEEFLAHENAGEVFEPDDMAMNQYYEMHKEDFRRKVPEYKYAHIRAQTNKQASELRSKAQRSDFLAVAGANSLDPAPESYASIAFKKLSEVPPCLAQELEKAGIGGVSLPVACSDGFYLVKVLEKQDAGSLIAFPEAKEEISGILILERKDKLQEGRIAKYKEGLAVSYNLDNIPGLSDNGDVASGPAAQAAAAPAPVAAHASGPSPASNSRPVAAAAASRPVPAAASRPVAAPAVPKAPASPSVAVAPVAASPSPAHVAASPSAPTTNMGAQAPAAAAPAAPVNPALPREPWDPVPAAPPAKPKSTKKHARPAAPAATAPDSGAAVNATSQKTENADAPDTIPSH
- a CDS encoding peptidylprolyl isomerase, producing MRQIRFLRIKSLCAALAVAAIAAAMPASATRQPYDGVVALVDDQIILLSELEEMRMVTAAQTPGLQKAPADLLRKELLEKLIDDKVVLVKAKQDTTIKVSERDISPRVEEAISRYVDQQGGEKKFETLLKQTNGMSLAQFRARLTQQYLDQSFRQKLQYKYVGEHDPSNQQVKEFYDRYKDSLPLQQNGLRLSHIQVKINPSPVLEKAAYLKADSLIKRLDKGEAFADLAKAKSDDASGKDGGDLGYTKRGTLDPDFERAAFGLDAGDYTKVPVRTRFGYHIIKVTGKKDDQIRCSHILVRLVPESGDSARALKYMDSLRTVALQKNSFAELASKISEDKKTKDHGGSLGWFTRDRLDPRYLQAVDSLKVGGISAPVAIGDSYHLFRLDGVAPERKMTLDEDWADISQYARNWYMGQKLSGFVKKWRETVHIENRLAQFKNLPDAAEGMEDAGSGSSQD
- a CDS encoding class I SAM-dependent methyltransferase codes for the protein MRDETSYRTIAPYYDWIMAHVDYDAWGRYLTRLWKKGGLDPRAVLELAAGTCPFSRRDVFPPAAQVVYTDLSPFMLSRAPILSPDLRVAANALALPFKGPFDLCLMIYDAFNYLMEEKDALRCLREAHRVLRPGGLFLFDVTTAANSKRHFDHAVDFGEMEGCTYYRESHFDREARIQGNDFVFFVDAGQGLFRKVKESHQQRIYAVGTLKAMAREAGFVVEGVYEGFTFRPARETSERIHFMLRRPA
- the ftsE gene encoding cell division ATP-binding protein FtsE codes for the protein MISFIHVSKSYEKDWKALADLHFRLDRGEFVFLTGPSGAGKTTVLKLIYMDEKPDVGEVLISFNKDLAYRSTETSMSKIQLLRRRLGIVFQDFKLLPDRNVFENVAFALRVAGYSNKRIKQRVYEVLTLTGISHKARNLPHQLSGGEQQRVSIARAMANEPYIVLADEPTGNLDPQTSKEIVKIFQNINASGTAVLMATHDYGLINSLPYRRLMLNRGALVNRDFI
- a CDS encoding heavy metal-binding domain-containing protein, which gives rise to MDKPFSADNSPFLTPYSPPGDSVAPGIKPFKAMDLAPLSAAPSAPVPASRSTQSAPRLNAPPQASPFLERDPAKAFPGLAAAAPATVPVPALASASSDFPLAPKPAPDFIPVAVPAAPLLIAAEPAPFPSQLSPAPQADVAALRASATPRRGTGTEAYPKSALSMTDADAAPEAPNFLLTTGPNVEGRRIKSYLGVVSVEIVIPKDVLFRNPAPYGELQRMKAAEEHLQRVKQKAFEELVAKARALGANGVVGATLQFSQFDAMVFLCAAIGTAVKIE
- the aroA gene encoding 3-phosphoshikimate 1-carboxyvinyltransferase; the encoded protein is MDTLVLAPARVARGSVRPPGSKSIGNRVLPLAALAGGVTRLGNLPDGEDVELMRAALLRLGVPMREDGGNLEVTGCGGPIRSTAPVELFLGNSGTATRFLTALLAAGRGTFTVDGVARMRERPIRDLVEALRPLSGATRIAYTGAEGFPPLRIDAQGLAGGTTRIKGDVSSQFLTGLLMTLPLCQGPVEVEVEGALVSAPYVDLTLRIMETFGVTVINDRFRRFSHPGSRAYVSPGRYEVEPDASSASYFLAAGAIAGGPVEVRGIGKDSLQGEARFATMLERMGAKVEYGRDFIRVAGAPLKGIDADMDLMSDTGMTLAVAALFAQGPTLIRNIGNWRVKETDRIRAMATELRKVGAIAEEGPDWLRIEPPATLRGAEIDTYQDHRMAMCFSLVSLGGVPVTIRDPGCVRKTYPGYFEAFRALTAA